A stretch of the bacterium genome encodes the following:
- a CDS encoding flippase-like domain-containing protein, with protein MTATGGSGAPAGGGGRQLAVFVAKLVISGALIAFVLARISFTEIQAAMRTPRWGWLLAALGVYGVSALGGAQQWAWILRVTGVTTPVREIRRLYFIGLFFNNFLPANIGGDAYKIIDLGRRENRPHAVFCATLMDRLIGLGALTALAVLVMAGCALAGVPLPRTALLMIPVLLFLFGVLALLLSRRLGARLPGLLRAIGLVRLAEQAAQVTHEFGAFRRRVAFMNGVLAFSIVVQALRMATHLLVALGLGFALAPVQVAQLLVLVPMLAISLTLPVTINGIGLRESVSAELLTAAGLGATAAVAMEVAAYLVQVVFSLQGGVLLWLGRWGRLGRNGNS; from the coding sequence TTGACGGCGACCGGCGGCAGCGGCGCGCCCGCGGGCGGCGGCGGACGGCAGCTCGCCGTCTTCGTGGCCAAGCTCGTCATCAGCGGGGCCCTCATCGCCTTCGTGCTCGCGCGGATCTCCTTCACCGAGATCCAGGCGGCCATGCGCACGCCCCGCTGGGGATGGCTGCTGGCGGCCCTCGGCGTGTACGGCGTCTCGGCCCTGGGCGGAGCGCAGCAGTGGGCCTGGATCCTGCGCGTGACGGGCGTGACGACGCCGGTGCGCGAGATCCGGCGGCTGTACTTCATCGGGCTCTTCTTCAACAACTTCCTGCCCGCCAACATCGGCGGCGACGCCTACAAGATCATCGATCTCGGGCGCCGCGAGAACCGGCCCCACGCCGTCTTCTGCGCCACCCTGATGGACCGCCTGATCGGTCTCGGGGCCCTGACGGCGCTGGCCGTGCTGGTCATGGCGGGCTGCGCCCTGGCCGGCGTGCCGCTGCCGCGCACGGCCCTGCTGATGATCCCGGTGCTGCTCTTCCTGTTCGGTGTGCTGGCCCTGCTGCTCTCGCGCCGGCTGGGGGCCCGCCTGCCCGGCCTGCTGCGGGCCATCGGGCTGGTGCGACTCGCCGAGCAGGCGGCGCAGGTCACGCACGAGTTCGGCGCCTTCCGCCGCCGGGTCGCCTTCATGAACGGGGTCCTCGCGTTCAGCATCGTGGTGCAGGCCCTGCGCATGGCGACCCACCTGCTGGTGGCCCTCGGGCTGGGGTTCGCCCTCGCGCCGGTGCAGGTTGCGCAGCTGCTGGTGCTGGTGCCCATGCTGGCCATCAGCCTCACCCTGCCGGTGACCATCAACGGCATCGGCCTGCGCGAGTCGGTCTCGGCCGAACTGCTGACGGCAGCCGGCCTGGGCGCCACCGCGGCGGTGGCCATGGAGGTGGCCGCCTACCTGGTGCAGGTCGTCTTCTCGCTGCAGGGCGGCGTGCTGCTGTGGCTGGGCCGCTGGGGGCGGTTGGGCCGGAACGGGAACTCATGA
- a CDS encoding glycosyltransferase family 4 protein yields the protein MARLVRHQAPVAVHDAHHRRDRAQAGGVALKILAVNWRDIGDPLGGGAEMHLHHILKGAVDRGWHVDLVCAGYDGAPAHDVVDGVNIHRRGHWTVANFVLPGLVKRLLQTGDYDLLVEDINKIPFYTPLYRGATPLLAIVPHLFGTTVYREANPLTATYVYGAERLVAPLYRDVDFEVISPSTRDDLIGRGMDGGRIRTIFCGMEHGKFTLADPPPRSETPLIVSWSRLRRYKSVDVAIRAFGRIVAARPDARMLVMGRGPDESRLRKLVAKLGLDDTVAFSGFMPWDELVHTLHRAHVFLNPSPKEGWGLTVIEANQCGLPVVASDRPGLRDSVRDGETGFLVPYGDDTAFAARALEIIDAPDLFARQSAAARAWAGTFSWQRCVDESLDLFREVARRGGRRV from the coding sequence GTGGCGCGCCTGGTTCGGCACCAGGCGCCTGTCGCTGTACACGACGCCCACCATCGGCGTGATCGCGCGCAAGCCGGAGGCGTAGCCCTGAAGATCCTCGCGGTCAACTGGCGCGACATCGGCGACCCCCTCGGCGGCGGCGCCGAGATGCACCTGCACCACATCCTGAAGGGGGCCGTCGACCGGGGCTGGCACGTCGATCTGGTCTGCGCCGGTTACGACGGCGCGCCCGCCCACGACGTGGTCGACGGCGTGAACATCCACCGGCGCGGCCACTGGACGGTGGCCAATTTCGTCCTGCCCGGCCTGGTGAAGCGCCTCCTGCAGACCGGCGACTACGACCTGCTCGTCGAGGACATCAACAAGATCCCCTTCTACACGCCGCTCTACCGCGGCGCGACGCCGCTGCTGGCCATCGTGCCGCACCTCTTCGGCACCACCGTGTACCGCGAGGCGAACCCCCTGACGGCGACCTACGTCTACGGCGCCGAACGCCTCGTGGCGCCCCTGTACCGCGATGTCGACTTCGAGGTCATCAGCCCCTCGACCCGCGACGACCTGATCGGGCGCGGGATGGACGGCGGCCGCATCCGCACCATCTTCTGCGGCATGGAGCACGGGAAGTTCACCCTGGCCGACCCGCCGCCGCGCAGCGAGACGCCCCTGATCGTGTCGTGGAGCCGCCTGCGCCGCTACAAGAGCGTCGACGTGGCGATCCGGGCCTTCGGCCGCATCGTCGCGGCCCGGCCCGACGCCCGCATGCTGGTCATGGGGCGCGGGCCGGACGAGTCCCGCCTGCGGAAGCTCGTCGCGAAACTCGGCCTCGACGACACCGTCGCCTTCAGCGGCTTCATGCCCTGGGACGAGCTCGTGCACACCCTGCACCGCGCCCACGTCTTCCTGAACCCGAGCCCCAAGGAGGGTTGGGGCCTGACGGTCATCGAGGCCAACCAGTGCGGCCTGCCCGTGGTGGCCAGCGACCGGCCGGGCCTGCGCGACTCGGTGCGCGACGGCGAGACCGGCTTCCTGGTGCCCTACGGCGACGACACGGCGTTCGCGGCGCGGGCCCTGGAGATCATCGACGCCCCCGACCTCTTCGCGCGCCAAAGCGCCGCGGCCCGCGCCTGGGCCGGCACGTTCAGCTGGCAGCGCTGCGTCGACGAGTCGCTCGACCTCTTCCGGGAGGTCGCGCGGCGGGGAGGGCGTCGGGTTTGA
- a CDS encoding class I SAM-dependent methyltransferase, which yields MRASTPDHWQKFWEEADTLELDDVYGTDGRMVREITGLLGQDLTGRRILEVGAGTGRDAVTLAKAGAEVLTLDYVPGSLELTVKAAGQVGVTVAPVCGNGMDSPFADGTFDVVFHQGLLEHFPDPLPLLRDNIRILKPGGSVVIDVPQTWHYYTLGKMALIAIDKWFAGWETQFTIAELERMMTDEGLTVTRSYGDWMVPGLWYRALRKILLTRLGWKLPMFPEPVPPLARLGEKWRAWFGTRRLSLYTTPTIGVIARKPEA from the coding sequence GTGAGAGCCTCCACGCCCGACCACTGGCAGAAATTCTGGGAAGAGGCCGACACCCTCGAACTCGACGACGTCTACGGCACCGACGGCCGCATGGTGCGCGAGATCACCGGGCTGCTGGGCCAGGACCTGACCGGGCGCCGCATCCTCGAGGTGGGGGCCGGGACCGGCCGCGACGCCGTGACCCTGGCCAAGGCCGGGGCCGAGGTGCTGACCCTCGACTACGTGCCGGGCTCCCTCGAGCTGACGGTCAAGGCCGCCGGCCAGGTGGGCGTCACCGTGGCGCCGGTGTGCGGCAACGGCATGGACAGCCCCTTCGCCGACGGCACCTTCGACGTCGTCTTCCACCAGGGCCTGCTCGAGCACTTCCCCGACCCGCTGCCGCTGCTGCGCGACAACATCCGCATCCTCAAGCCGGGCGGCTCGGTCGTCATCGACGTGCCCCAGACCTGGCACTACTACACCCTGGGCAAGATGGCCCTCATCGCCATCGACAAGTGGTTCGCCGGCTGGGAGACCCAGTTCACCATCGCCGAACTCGAGCGGATGATGACCGACGAGGGGCTCACCGTGACCCGCAGCTACGGCGACTGGATGGTGCCGGGCCTGTGGTACCGCGCCCTGCGCAAGATCCTGCTCACGCGCCTGGGCTGGAAGCTGCCCATGTTCCCCGAGCCGGTCCCGCCCCTGGCGCGGTTGGGCGAGAAGTGGCGCGCCTGGTTCGGCACCAGGCGCCTGTCGCTGTACACGACGCCCACCATCGGCGTGATCGCGCGCAAGCCGGAGGCGTAG
- the nusB gene encoding transcription antitermination factor NusB yields MGKRRKGREIVLQSMYASLISGSALPDVLEDQILRRESADDTIVFARDLAGKVKAHAGELDRWLNSLISDRWDPSRLGTLEVVILTIGLAELRFSPDVPFRAVINEACELAHRYCEDGAVGFVNAILDRAAGETYPDLKQPGVTQPAPVVPTPDAAGDEEGAS; encoded by the coding sequence GTGGGCAAACGCAGAAAAGGCCGTGAAATCGTGCTCCAGTCCATGTACGCCTCGCTGATCAGCGGGAGCGCGCTGCCGGACGTCCTGGAGGACCAGATCCTGCGCCGCGAGTCGGCCGACGACACCATCGTCTTCGCCCGCGACCTGGCCGGGAAGGTCAAGGCGCACGCCGGCGAACTCGACCGGTGGCTGAACTCGCTGATCAGCGACCGCTGGGACCCGTCCCGGCTCGGGACGCTCGAGGTGGTCATCCTGACCATCGGCCTCGCGGAACTCCGCTTCAGCCCCGACGTGCCCTTCCGCGCGGTCATCAACGAAGCCTGCGAGCTGGCCCACCGCTACTGCGAGGACGGCGCCGTCGGCTTCGTCAACGCGATCCTCGACCGGGCCGCCGGCGAGACCTATCCCGACCTCAAGCAGCCGGGCGTCACCCAGCCCGCGCCCGTCGTGCCCACGCCCGACGCCGCCGGCGACGAGGAGGGCGCGTCGTGA